ataaattcaaaatttaaagctctggaaggcatgcataaaattctgcatatcatttgTAGAATATAAACACGAAGTACAACAAGTTatggatttttgattcaaaattgatttagttctaatttttgcttaattgattaaatttatcacataaatcaatcaacttctataggccacataagagcaagagaacctattctcttaacaaaagtaaattggccattagaacgcaaaaatatatttgaactataaatcaattaaacgcacgaaacgcctaaggttggctctgataccactgttgggttttcatgaatcatgtataagaaatattaacataaagtacgcatcggaaacaaatatatattttacacatgattctcctaaggcgttgttcgtgcgttttaataaaaaatctaaacataaaagggagttaaacgaaatacctttcgaagcgcgctttaaacaagtcggttcggatgttctacagttcgagtcccacaagtgtcggacctctagttcagacacaccaacaacgaatgtcgaacggaagagagaatttcagatattcaccacttcgatcgtgctagcaatcacgtggaaagaatccgtcgtattcttgatgtataatagtcacggcccgaacgagagaattgtttctcttcctcgtGTCTCAAAGACATAAGAACACACGCAcacttttccaattttccaGCAGCCCTTTTTCTCTCGTCCCTCAATGGTTTTTATAGAAAAACcgaccagcaacggttgctgatcgatgGACGATCAACAACCATTGCTGATCGTCCAAAGCacacgatcgtgcatgagcaaccgctcatgcacgatcttggcatgatggtcGGCGGTTGCGACCATCCATGCTTCGTGCATAATGGTCGGCAACCACTAACCATTAtgcttcgtgcatgtgcacatatgcatgaagcttttttttttttaattagttaattaattttaggGCATACTTCTAACACGTTggactcagttttcctttcttaccaaagcacgaagttcccctcattggtgacacctttagaaaaacgtgatcaccaatttggaattccaaagacctccAGTGCTTATCTGTGTAACTTTTCTATTtactctgagcggtctttagtCTGCCTTTGATCACTACCACGGTTTTCACTGACTGTTGAACTAACTCTAGGCCTGTAATCTTTCTttctccaacttcatcccaacacacagGTGTTCTGcacactctgccatacaacgcttcgaaAGGAGCCATCTTaatgctctgctgataactattgttgtaggcaaattccacaaagtgtagctgatcttcccaacttcctttgaagtctaatacacaagctctcagcatgtcctcgagggtttgaatGGTCCTCTTGGACTGGTCAttcgtctgaggatgatatgatGTACTGTACTGAAGCTTGGTACTTAAGGCACTCTGTAGGCTCTTCCAAAAAGTGGCGgtaaatctcgggtctctatATGAAATTATCGTAACCGACAatccatgcatacgaaccacctgACGCACGTACAGATTTGCGTGCCAATCCAGACTAAGGTCTTTTTGCACTGGAATGaaatgagccgactttgtcGGTCTGTCGACTATCagccaaatcgaatcatttcctctctgactcctcggtagttcggtcacgaagtccatcgtgatatgctcccatttccattctaggatcgcgagaggttgcagaagtcctcccaaCTTGCAATGTTAAGCTTTGACCTTTTGACATGTCAAACATTTGGCGACAtacttggcgatgtccgccttcatacctgaccaccaatagtgttgacgcagattctgatacatcttgaTACTTCCAAAATAAATGCTGTAATTGTTATGAAGTGCTTCAAATTGaatatcctctctaagctccacatcaTCAGGTACAACTAAACGTCCTAAAGACCTTAGTGTTCTTTCATCAGAAATCTAaaagtcagcctttcttttctccGTATCCTCTTGGAATCTTTTTTCACATCTTGTTTTGTTGGTTGGAGTAGCTTGATTCTGACCTGGACGTTCGGTTCAATTCTGAAGGTGGCTATAAggtttgaaaggtggcctacctcaaacttgaataccgaatctcgagctctctcgattagaTTCCACTCTTTCATAAATATATGAGCAATTGAAGACTTTCAACTCAAAGCATCGGCAATCTTGTTCTCCTTTCCCGGGCGACATagaatatcacagtcgtagtccttcaacaattccatccatcggcgctatctcatgttcaactccttctgagagaacatgtacttgagactttgatggttcgtgaagatctggaattttTCCCCGTAtaagtagtgcctccaaatcttcaatgcAAATATGATAGTTGCGAGTTCTAAGTAATTCGTTGGATAGTTCAGCTCATGAGATCTCAACTAACGAGAGGCGTATACAACAACTCTACCATATTGCATCAACACACAACCAAATCCCCTGAGTGACACATCACTATAAATTTCGAACCCTCTAGGACCAAATGGAATGGTTAGCATAGACgtggtagtcagcttttccttaagCTCTTAGAAACTACTTTCGCACTTGTCTGCCCATACacatttttcatctttcttcaggagtcttgTTAGAGGCGATGCTAaagatgagaacccttccacaaaccgtctgtaataacctgccaaacccagaaaacttatgatctctatcACTGTAGTCGTTCTTGGCCAGTTAATCACTacttctatcttgcttgggtcAACCGAAATTCCTTAACCTAAGATCACATGccctaagaaagcaacacgagttaaccaaaactcgcacttgctaaacttgcGTACAACTGATGGACTCTCAGTGTTTGCAGCACTAATCTCATATGACTCTCATGCTCTTTATCACTCTTTGAATACACCAGAACATCATCGATGAATACGATCACGAACTGATCAAGATATTCTTTGAATATTCGGTTAATCAAATTCATGAAGGCAACAGGAGCATTCCTCAACCCAAATGGCATTGCTGTGAACTCATAGTGACCatatcgagtacgaaatgctgacttaggaacATCCTCTCTCTTaattctcagctgatgatatcccgtcctTAAGTCGATCTTTAAAAATATCGACACTCCTTAcagttgatcaaacaagtcatcaatccttggCAGTAGATACTTGTTCTTGTTTGTTACTTgattgagttgccgatagtcgatgcacagacgcaatgaaccatctttcttctttacaaacagaATTAGTGCTCtctaaggtgatgcactaggacgaataaatcccttatccaataattCTTGCATCTTCACCTtaagttctttcaactcaaatAACGCCATCCGGTAAgaagccttagagattggctttgtcccgggtgctaattcaatcacaaattctatttctctttctggtAGTAGACCTagcaatttctttggaaagacatccGGGAATTCTTGCACTATAGTAATGTCTTCCATTTTTAATTCCACAACTGTTGTATCCACGACAGTTGTTAGGTAACCTTGACACCCTTCGTCTAATAGACGAGTTGCCTCTAGCGACGAGATTAGGACaattgagggtcctcctcgattcctgacaaactcgaagctcttaccctctaacgggtcaaactgaatcgctttacgatagcagtccattATAGCTCGTTTCTTAGTGAGCTAGTCCATGCCAATAATCAAATTAAAGTCATATATGTCTAGCATTAATAAGTCTATATTCcccactcgctcaccaatcgctaacttgcaactagaacaacccaaagcagcaatcactttatctttcaatggtgtagatatgcaaaatGCCGACTCCAACAATATAGGACTTAATCCTAATAAGTTAACATATTGCTTGACAATAAAGGAATGAGTTGTTCTAGAGTCGAATAAAGCGTAAATAGGTTGGTCGTTTAGCGAAACCATACCTATGATCACGTTAGGCGCAACTTCTGCCTGACCTTGTGTGATAGCGTAAATTGTGCCAAGAACTGGAGGTCTCAGCTGTCCTTCTTGTGGCACGTTTTGAGGGGTGTACCCTCTAATCTGTCCCATCTGCGGTGGTGGCGATAATTGTGGTTGTCCTCTTGGTCTTCTAGGACAATCTCTAGCCAGATGGCCCTGCTGACCACACTCATAACAAGTGCCCGCCCTTCGAAGGCACTGGTTTGGtccatgtcgccttccacaagTGCGACACAAATCATTCCTAGTTGGCACTGGTTTGCCAACTCCACTTCTCCTAATTGGTGGAACATGGAACCTACCTCCAGGCATAGGTCTCTTTCCCTGAAGGATATTGTATGAAGACGGGGCCATCGGGAGTGTAACAAAGTACATCGAACCCCTTGGAGAATCCCCTAACCAAGTCCTGCAGAATGTGTTAGTAAATCAAATGCGTTATTAGTAGAAGACCGGTGATTAAAAGGTGAGTATAATTGCCGTCATAGTGGGTTATGCTTCATCTATAAATATTCCATCATTTATATATGGAaactaagggtgcgcatggcaaCGCTTTTACtacaagaacagttttttttttttattttttttatttctactccgatgaacaatttttgagtaaaataatgtttttgataaacatacaaaatttctattcttcaaatagaaaaagaatagaaatatgtttggtacgatttataaatttttgtatttattcgttttttctttttgctcgtGGATCGCCAACTGCCCCTAGCCGTCGCATGATCGCCGCCTACCATGGACTGGTGACCGTCGGCACCGATCGGCGCCCATAGCCCACTAACCGTCGTCCCTTCTTGTAGGtggcggcggtcgtgcggcaacTAGTTTGCTCTCACGTGGCGGTCATGCGAATGTCGTGTGGCAGTatgatttagaaatttttgtatttattcgttttttcttcttgctcacaGATCGCCAACTACCGTCggccgccgcacgaccgccgcttGCCGCCATTGACCGCCGACCACCGACCGTCGTCACCGACCGGCACCCATAGCCATCGACCGCCGTCCCCTCTTGCCATTGGCAGCAGCAGGCGGCAGTGGTGCGACGATTAGGCAACTATCATGCGGCTGTCGTGCGATTGTCGTGCGGCAGTCGGGTGGTGATCGGTTGCAGCAAGTGGAATATATGATTCATACATCAAACGCTCTTAAAATAATCTCCACTATACGAGATATCAAAAGCCTTGCCAGTAGTAGCCAAAGACACCGTAAAAGGTCTGTGTCAAAGTAAGCAgaagcaaaatgaaagcatcaattaaagaaatgatTGACCATGGATTACAAAAGTACTTAAGCTCAAGAATGGCTATCCAACACTTCCACTTATTGCCGAAGTAAGTGTCCACATCATTAGAAAGATCAGAGATATAACCATGGCTGCCGACTAATACCACCTCCCTGCAAATCTGGTCAAAAGAGTCAGCGACCTCGGCATCGCTTCCGAGCTTGTGCCTCATGATCCCACAATCGTGGAGGTGCTTCACGTCTTTGGTGGAGTCAATCAAGTCGTCTGTGAACAATAGGTAGGTGGTGATGTCGTTGCTGCAATTAAAGTTACACTGCTCGAAGGTTACCAAGTTGAGGAAAAGTGACCTCGTTGTATCCAGGATCACAAGTCGGGGAATCTCGAGGGTCCCGTTCTTGAATTGGATCTTCTGAAAACTCTCCACCTCCCAATTTCTAAACTTGAACCCTTTTTTTCCGAAGCTCTGCCACGTAGTGGAGGAATTGTAGCCTAGTTTGTGATGACTGCTAGGTTGCTACTAGTTTCGGGCCTAGGTACAGGAGGTTCCGCCAGAACAATTCGAGGAAATGGAGCACACCCTTAAGGGGTAACGGGTCAAACTCCAACCTTGTCCTGGCGAGGAAATTAAGGGGGTAGTTTGTCGGCCGTAGAGAGGAGAAGAACCGGAGCGCCAACTTGCCCAAGACCTTGTGCTGGTTGGGTCGGCCATCGCACAATTGCTGCCTACTGTCGCCAGCTGACCGTCGTAATCGACCGGCGCCCATAGCCCACCGACCATTGTCATCTCCCGCGGTCGGCGGCGGCAAGCGGCGATCGTGCAGTGATCAGGTAGATATCGTGCGGCGGTTGTGCGACTGTCAGGCGACGgtatgatttataaatttttgtatttattggttttttttttcttgctcatGGATCGCCAGCTCCCGTCGGCCCTTGCACGACCGCCGCTTGTCGCCGTTGACAGCCGACAGTCGACCGCTAACTTTTGTCAACGACCGGCGCCTATAACCCACCGACCGCCATCCCTTCTCGTGGCCGGCGGCGGCACGCATCGGTCGTGCGGTGAGTTGGCAGCTGTCGTGTGGCAGTCGTGCGACTgccgtgcggcggtcgtgcaaCAATCGAGTGGCGATCGGTGGAGGCAATTAGAATTAATGATTCGTACACCAAACGCTCATAAGATAATCTGCACTCTATGAGAAATCAAGAGCCAGGCCTGTAGTGGCCGAAGACTCCCTATAAGGTCTGTGTCAAAGTAAGCAGAAGCAAATTGTAAGCAGCAATTAAGGAAATGATTGATTGGGGATTACTGAACTACTTAAGCTCCAGAATGGCTATCCAACCATTCCACTTGTTACCAGAGTATGTGTCAACATTCTTAGATAGATCAGAGAGATAATCGTGGCTGCCGACTAATACCACCTCCTTGCAAATCTGGTTAAGAAAGTTAGCGAGCTCGGCATCGCTTCTGAGCCCGTGCCACATGATCTTGCAATCGTGGAGGTGACTCACGTCCTCGGCGAAGTCAATCAAGTCATCCATGAAGAATAGGTACGTGGTGATGTTGTTGCCGCAATTGAAGTGACACTGCTCGAAGGCTACCAAGTTGAGGAAAAGTGACCTCGCCATATCCAGGCTCGTAAGCCGGGGAATCTTGAGGGTCCCATCCTTGAACTGGACGTTTTGGAAACTCTCCACCTCTCTATTTCTAAActtgatccattttttttttccgaagtTTTGTCACGTAGTGGATGAACTGTAGCATAGTTTGTGACGACGTTAGGTTGCTGCCGACTTCGAGCCTAGGTATAGGAGGCTTCACCGGAACAACTCGAGGCAATGGAGCTCGCCCTTTAGGGGTAACGGGTCAAACTCCAGCCTTTTCTTGGCGAGGCATTTAAGGGGGTAGTCTGTCGACCGTAGAGAGGAGAAGAACTAGAGTGTCAGCTTGGCCAAGACCCCATGCAGGTTGGGTCGGCCGTTGCACGATCGTCACCTACCGTCGGCTGTCGACTGTCGTAACCGACCGGCGCACATAGCCCATCAACCGCCGTCCTCTCCCGCGGTCGGCGGCAGTAGGTGACGTTCATGCAGAGATCAGGCAGCTGTCGTGCAGTCAGTGGTCGTGCGACTGTCGTGCAGTGGTACGATTTGTAAATTGTTGTgtttattgattttttcttattgCTCACGGATCATCGACTCCTGCCGGTCGTCACACGACCGTTACTTGCTGCCGTCGACAGCTGACCGCTAACCATCGTCATCGACCGGCGCCCATAGCCCACCGACCGCCGTCCCCTCTTGCGGTCGGCAGCAGCAGGTGGTGGTCGTGCGACAAGCGGGTGACTGTCGTGTGGCAGTTGTGCGACTGTCGTGCGGTGATCGTGCATCTGTCGTGCGGCGATCGAGCGGTGGTCGGTGGAGGCAAGTAGAGTTAATCATTCGTACACCAAACACTCATAAGATAATCTCTACTCTACAAGAAATCAAGAGCTAGGCCTGTAGTAGCCAAAGACTCCCTACAAGGTCCGTGTCAAAGTAAGCAGAAGCAAATTGAAAGCAGCAATTAAGGAAATGATTGACAAGGAATTATTGAAGTACTTAAGCTCCAAAATGGCTATAGAACCTTCCACTTGTTACCAGAGTAAGTGTCAACATTCTTAGATAGATCAGAGAGATAATCGTGGCTGCCGACTAATACCACCTCCTTGCAAATGGGTTAAGAAAGTTAGCGAGCTCGGCATCGCTTCGAGCCCGTGCCACATGATCTTGCAATCGTGGAGGTGACTCACGTCCTCGGCGAAGTCAATCAAGTCATCCATGAAGAATAGGTACGTGGTGATGTTGTTGCCGCAATTGAAGTGACACTGCTCGAAGGCTACCAAGTTGAGGAAAAGTGACCTCGCCATATCCAGGCTCACAAGCTGGGGAATCTCGAGGGTCCCGTTCTTGAACTGGACGTTCTAGAAACTCTCCACCTCTCTATTTCTAAACTTGATCCCTTTTTCCCGAAGTTTCATCACGTAGTGGACGAACTGTAGCCTAGTTTGTGACGACTGCTGGGTTGCTGCCGGCTTCGAGCCTGGGTACAGGAGACTTCGCCGGAACAACTCGAGGCAATGGAGCTCGCTCTTTAGGGGTAACGGGTCAAACTCCAGCCTTTTCCTGGCGAGGCATTTAAGGGGGCCGTCTGTCGACCGCAGAGAGGAGAAGAACTAGAGTGTCAGCTTGGCCAAGACCCCATGCGGGTCGGGTTGGCCGTTGCACGACCGTTGCCTACCGCCGACTGCCGACCGTCGTAACCAACCGGCGCACATAGCCCATCAACTGCCATCCTCTCCCGCGGCTGGTAGCGGTAGGCGGCGTTCATGCAGCGATCAGGCAGCTGTCGTGCAGTGGTCGTGCGACTATCATGCAGTGGTACGATTTGTAAATTGTTGTgtttattgattttttcttcttgctcatgGATCGTCGATTGCTCTCGGTCGTCGCACGACCATTGCTTGTTGCTGTCGATAGCTGACCGCTAACTATCGTCATCGACCGGCACCTATAGCCCACCAACCGCCGTCCCCTCTAGAGGTCGGCGGCGGTAGGTGGCGGTCGTGCGGCAAGCGGGCGACTATCGTGTGGCAATTGTGCAACTGTAGTGCGGCGATCGTGCAGCTGTCGTGCGGCGATCGAGCGGCGGTCGGTGGAGACAAGTAGAATTAATGATTCGTACACCAAACGCTCATAAGATAATCTCTACTCTACAAGAAATCAAGAGCTAGGCCTGTAGTAGCCAAAGACTCCCTACAAGGTTCGTGTCAAAGTAAGCAGAAGCAAATTGAAAGCAGCAATTAAGGAAATGATTGACCATGAATTATTGAAGTACTTAAGCTCTAGAATGGCTATCCAACCATTCCACTTATTGCTGGAGTAAGTGTCCACATCCTTAGACGGATTAGAGAGATAACTATGGCTGTCGACTAATACCACCTCCTTGCAAATTTGGTTGAGAAAGTCAGTGACCTCGGCATCGCTTCTGAGCCCGTGCCTCATGATCCCATAATCGTGGAGGTGCCTCACGTCCTTGGCAGAGTCAATCAAGTTGTCCATGAAGAACAGGTACGTGGTGATGTCATTGCTGCAATTGAAGTGACTGTTTGAAGGCTATCAAGTTGAGGAAAAGTGACCTCGCCGTATCCAGGATCACAAGCCGGGGAATCTCAAGGGTTTCGTCCTTGAACTGGACGTTCTGGAAACTCTCCACCTCATTATTTCCAAACTTGATCCATTTTTTCCGAAGCTTCGTCACGTAGTGAAGGAACTGTAGCCTAGTTTGTGACAACTGCTGGATTGCTGCCAACTTCGAGCCTGGATACAAGAGGCTCCGCCGGAACAATTTGTTGCAATAGAGCTCGCCCTTAAAGGGTAACGGGTCAAACTCCAGCCTTGTCCTGGCGAGGCAATAAAGGGGGCTGCTTGTCGAccacagagagaagaagaatcGAAGCGCCAGCTTAGTTAAGATCACGTGCTGGTCAGGTTGGCCGCTACACGACCGTTGGCTGTCGACCATCGCCCATAGCCCAGTGACTGCCGTCCTCTCTCGCGGTCGGTGGTGGCAGGCGGCGGTCGTGTGGCGATCGAGTAGCTTTCGTGTGGCAGTCGTGCGACTGCCGTGTGGCGATacgatttataaatttttgtgtttattgattttctcttcttgcTCACGGATCGTCAATTGCCGCCGGCCGTCGCATGACCGTCGTTTGCTGTTGCCGACAGCCGACCATCAACCGCCGACCATCATCATCAACTGGCGCCCATAGCCCACCGACCGACGTCCCCTCCCATAGTCGGTGTTAGCAAGCGGCGGTCGTGTGGCGAGCAGGCAGGTGTTGTGGGCTAGTCGTGCAGCGGTCGTGCGGCTGTCGCGCAGCGATTGGGCGGCGGTTGGTGGAGGCAAGCGAAATTAATTATTCGTACACCAAACGCTCATAAGATAATCTCCA
Above is a window of Eucalyptus grandis isolate ANBG69807.140 chromosome 9, ASM1654582v1, whole genome shotgun sequence DNA encoding:
- the LOC104420195 gene encoding uncharacterized protein LOC104420195 gives rise to the protein MVDSQRSCSGQPDQHVILTKLALRFFFSLWSTSSPLYCLARTRLEFDPLPFKGELYCNKLFRRSLLYPGSKLAAIQQLSQTRLQFLHYVTKLRKKWIKFGNNEVESFQNVQFKDETLEIPRLVILDTASNDITTYLFFMDNLIDSAKDVRHLHDYGIMRHGLRSDAEVTDFLNQICKEVVLVDSHSYLSNPSKDVDTYSSNKWNGWIAILELKYFNNSWSIISLIAAFNLLLLTLTRTL